A region of the Gopherus evgoodei ecotype Sinaloan lineage chromosome 15, rGopEvg1_v1.p, whole genome shotgun sequence genome:
GCAGTTGGGACCAATTCGTGTCACAGCTTCAAGGTTATTTGAACACGGCCGGAGAGAGGCACCAGGGGGTTGCCTTTGAGAGCACAAAACACCAGGTCGTTCAGCAATTAGGGCTTGATCcagagcccagtgaagtcaacgggGAGACTCTCAAAGGCAtcagcgggctttggatcaggcccttaattgtCAGCAGTTTTATTTCAACAGGAAGAGGCGCAGCTCCTAGCTCCATCTGTAGGAGCGCGACCAGGGGAGTGCAATGGCCTGAGCTGGCAGAATAAGACCTCCCCTGTTCTGGTGGCTGCCAGGAGGTGGATTCTGCAGCAAGTGGCACAGCCTTTTTCCAAACAGGCTGGCAATGCTGGCTCCATGCTCACCCCCACCTTAGCAGCGCGAGTGCCAATGCTTTAgaagaggagcagggcagggtccaGAGCGCATCCGTGCCATGCTGGACTTGGTCTCTCATATAGGATTAAACAGCAATCTAGCCTGAGATAAATATAAATAAGAGCAGAtttgaaacatttctttttaaagtcaGAAAAATAGATAGCGATCTCCTTTCTCTCCACTATCCACGATCGGCAGCTTTCTTCCAACATAACAGGCACTGTAATAACACTGCGCACCCCAAGTCCTTTGCTTGGGACATGCTCAGTGGCAGGAGGAGGTGGGCACATGAgacagcccagctgcaggggtctgggggaggtgaggggaatggggagggacAAGATGTCGAAGGGAAAGGTCTCCCATTCCTCTTCCTTTAGCAAACACTTCTGCTGATTTCATTCGCTGCAAGAAAACTTCACCTGCTAATGCAAGAGAGTGAGAAATGGTTCTTCCTGCTCCGTTCGCTGCCCTGGCTCCCTCATCCTGGTGAGACTCCAGAGCAGAGACATACCATGGAAACTGGTCAGAAAGGTGGGGACTCTGGACTGGAAAGGTGCGGGATCCCGGCTGTGCAGCAGTGCTGACCTGGCCCAATCCAGATAGATACAGGGTTGTGGCTATGCTGCTGAGGATGACTCGGTCCCATCCTGAAAACGGGGCACTGGATATGCTGCCAACATTGTCTTGGTCCAGTCCAGATAGACACTGGGCCCTGGCTTGTTTGGAGGCCGAACCAGCCGAGTCCTGATCACCGGGGTCCTGGGTTCTGCAGGGGAGGCTGACGCAAGCCACTCCTGAGAGGCAGGGCTTTGGCTGTGCTGCCAGGAGTGACTCCTCGAAGGCTGGACTCCCACATCGTAAGATTTTCTAGTCAGGCAAAACCCAGAACTGGCCTTTATTTGGCTTCTGTTGTAACTTCCCCACAGCCACCCACACTCATGCACGTCCACACACACCCACACGTACACCCTGCCCCCTCTCAGGGTAGGTTTGCCCTCTTTCCTATTTGTAATTTATGGCTAGAAATATTTTAAGAGCATCTTCTGAGGACAGGAATCTGACCAGTTTCCTCTCCAGCCCCGCCTTGCTCTCGCATTATACCAGGCCCCTGTGTCCCAagtcctccttcctgccctgccaTCCTCCTCTCTCACATGAAGGAACAGCAGCTGGACTTTTTCTTCTGTGACTCTATGTATTCCTGAATCTGGAACCTGGGCTCGTCCGGCTGCTGCACAGCTCGCTGCTTGAGTTCTCTGAAAGAAGCACAGCGGTGACACATTGCACCAGCCACTCCTTGCACAGCAGAAGCAGCTGTGCATCTCTGAAGAACAGCGGACGTGATGCTCTTCACCTCCCTTTCTTCCAGGGGGTGGTGATGAGATGGTGGAGCACATGGCTCAGCTCCTGGAGCAGATCTGGGCCTGTGCTCCTTCCCCCAGCAGGAAATGGATGTGCCATGGAGGCGACAACCTCAGCCCACTCCAGCCCTCTCTGTCAGCCGACACATCTGGCCAAGTCTTAGCTAGTGCGCAGGAGGCCAAGAGCCACGTGGACGGGGAGatactgctccagccagggaagcagcatgaACTCAGGGGAAGGTGAAACAAAACCCTACGAAGAATTGTATCTTGGAGGGCTAGAGTCTGCGGATGGGACAGATGTGTTAGCACAGGGTTAATCCCACTTGCTGGCAATGGACCTGCATGATGTAGCACTGGGATAACATTCAAGGAGCCTTTGATCTTTCTATTTTGTGGTGGAGCTCGAATGTACCTCTGTGAATCAGTCACCACCAACAGCATAGCCCCCTTGCATCCCCTttgccctggcccctgctgcagctggCATGTTGGCGGTGGAAAGCAGTGAGGTTTTTGAAGTGCTGCTGGGAACTGGACCCACATGCCAGGAACATTAGGTGGCAATTCACAGGCCTGTGACCTGACTGTCAAAAATTAGCTCTGGGCTAGAACTTGGCTCCCCAGCCTGAGAGCAGATCTGGGGATAAAAGAGACAAggaaccagatcctcagccaaAGTCAACAGAACTCTGCccctttataccagctgaggctctggtccAAGAGCTCTCAGGGATTCTGACGCTTTTTTATCTCACTCTAGAGGAAAGCGTCTGAGCGTTATAGACTTTGCCCACAGGAAGTGCTGGACTGGAGCAGACCAGCAGCCAATGCAGACCTGcagcctgtccctgccctgggcGAATGCCATCTGCTTTAAAGGAAAGCATCAGACCCCCTCATTGGACAGCCCAGGTGTGCATGCTTTACAAACATCGATGAGTTAAGCTTAATAATActctgatatagggcaattttaTAGCCATAGGAAGTTAAGCAGCTTGCCCACACAGTGAGTgtgtagaacccaggagccccGGTGcctagtcccctgctctaaccactagatgacACTTCTCCTTTGAAGGCAAAGATATCTCCCTCCCCTAGGGGCACATGTTCCCAACACTGTGCGCACACGTGCACATGTGAAATCAATGCCCCTCGGTATGGGAAGGCAGCCCTGGCCTGGGAAGCTGCCCTTTCAGTCCCTCAGTTACTCACTTGGCAATGGCCAGAAATGCCAGCTCCACGTTCATGCCTGTCTTGGCGCTGGTCTCCATGAAAGGCACTCCGTATTCCTGCAGAGGGGGCATAGCACCATCAGCCACTGCACTGCCAGTTACTACCTCTTCCTCTAGCTCCTGGCCTCTTCTGAAATGCCTCCCGTCAATCTACCAGCAAAGCCAATCTCAGGGGATTAAAGCCAGTTCCTTGGATCTGGGCCCTTGGCCAGAAGAGGCACCAGACAGAACAGCAACCTGAGGCAGAGCAATCGGGGCAGCACTAGAGACTTGCACAGCTGGTTACTCTTGGGCGGTCTGGTTTGAAGGAAGACCAAAGATTCCAGAAGGGAGAGAGCAGATCAGAGGCCCTccaagggggaggggaacaggggtcTCTCTGGGGATCTGGAGAGGAGGCGGCTAATGTTTTGGTGGAGCCTCATTTGACCGTatcatagaagaatcatagaagattagggttggaagagacctcaggaggtcatctagtccaaccccctgctccaagcaggaccaacgccaactaaatcatcccagccagggttctgtcaagctgggccttaaaaacctccaaggatggagattccaccacctccgtaggtaacccattccagtgcttcaccaccctccaagtgaaacagtgtttcctaatatccaacttagacctcccccactgcaacttgagaccattgctccttgttctgtccatCCCACTGAGCAGATGGATTAATGGTCTCTCACAAACCTTGGCAGGCTGAGGGGTGCATCCTTGTACTGCACGCTGCTCCAATTCTTATCACCACTCCCACCAATGCAGCCCTCCCAGGACCCTCCCTCACACTGCAGTTCAATTGCTCCCCCACATGCTATCTTCAGCCCTCAACCTCCTGCATCTCATAACCCTCcttaccctcccaccccatctAGCTTTCCCCTACCTCTGACCTCTCTCACTTTCATCCCTTCAGTCCAGACACAGTCCCaaaatcagtgcttaatttgtaatgaaagaggggccagggctcaagcaatttttttacattcataactgatgcagcaaaacCAGAGGCTCTGGGGCTCCGACCTGCCAGGCCCAGAAGGGCCGGGGCTCcgacctgccaggcccagaggggctggggctctgacctgccaggccccgggctcagccctggcaagccctggcacaaattaagcacagccCAGAGTACATGTAAATCTGAAAGTGGTGTAAGAGCTGGATGAATAGAGGTGATAGATGGATGATTGGCTCAGAGAAACAGCTCTGTGATCCCAGGGAGTAGCCTAGTTAAGGTCTGTCCCACACAGCAAAGGAGATCATAGTCTACATGGGGCTGAGGATGATGAAGGGAGGGACCAGATACCTTCAGGGATGACAGACACCCTGCAAAACCCTGGGGTGGCTTACCCTGGCTAGCGACTCTCCATCCTCCATCTTGATGACTCTCCCGCTGCTCACATCAGCCTGTAAACAAAGGGAAATCATTACTGGAGTGGCACAGACTCACAGATCAGCCTTGCGCTAGCAGGCCATCACGGAGCCACCAAGACCTAGGCTTCACTTGCTGAAGACTCAGACTTGGGCTTCCCTCTGCTGGCAGAAGTGGGCATGGACGCACCTAAGAGTCATTTTGCAGCATTTAAACCGCTCACCATGTTCTCTTAGGAAAGTTCCAAACCCAGATAAATGTcacagggagggacatgggcacAGCAGTGGGACCTCAGAGCTCATGGATTCTGTTCCTAGCACTGACATGGGCTCCCTCTGGGACCTCGGAGGATAATTAAGGTTGGAAGAAGAGTGCTCTGTATAGGCGAAGTGTTATCACAGAACCAATTTAAGGAATTACAGAATTTAAAATGTAGCCTGGTTCTGGGTTTGGGGCAGCGAGTCACATCCACTGTAGGTCCCTGAAACAGTGGAACCCAGGGTTTGAGCCCTGGTGGTGACGCTGTCTGTGGGATATCAGAGCTTCTTGAACTTCCCTCCATGCCTACTGGACAAATCAAGGAGTGGCTGAGTTTTTTGTCTGGTACCTTGGTAGATAGGGTTTGAGGAAAAACAGACAAGGCCACAAAGGGTGATGAAGTTGGAAAATGGAGAAGCTTGAATGCTGCCCTGCATGGTCAGAGCTGATATGGATCAGCAGTGGTTGGAGATCATGTTCTTCCATAATGGGGCAGGCAAAGCACCCCATGAGATGGTGTCACTGAATGAAGAGGGGGAGCCTCAGAGCCACGTCTGTACCAATTTGTGGTGTCCTCAGTCTGAGGTGGGGGGAGACAGCACAAAACAGAGAAGGAGAGTAGCTGTCCGTGAGCACATCTCTCAGTCACCCACCAGGAAGTGACACTCACCTTATTGCCTAACAACATAATGACCACATCCTTTTGGGCATATTCGTGTATCTCTGTGAGCCAGGCCTGCAAGAGAGGAAGAGGGTCACGTGGTATTAAAGATGAACCGCAGAGACAAGCAGGTTTATATGCAACTGTAAGTGTGTGAGGAGAGCCAGGAAGGCCCCTGCATAACAACAGCCAGTCCAGATTAAAGGGGTGGAATATGGTCTGCTATTTCCATGTAGTTTTGGAGCACTTATGCCCAACGGTCTCTGGGACACACAAACAATGGCTAGTGAAAAAATTCAAGGATTCAAAATCTGCTTTTGTTCTGATGTGGAAAGAAACGGAGCcctttcaacatttttcatggaacaaaacagagaaagaaagagatccCTGCTTGACCTGATTTGGGGCAGAGACTAAAACCTGGGTTGGCCACATTCCTGGGGTTATCTGAATCATGGGGCTATTTCTAGTCTGGGATGGTGCAttgtctttctctccctctccaccagCAATTCCATCCAGGACCAGAGAAACCTTCTCAACAACAGTGTTGTCAAACTGATCTCTCTCCACAAAACGTTTCGGTTTTGACTAGTctccattttctgatggaaaatacgTTTCATAAAAAATTCCCATCTGGCTCTCCTCTCTGGGCACCCGAGTCAATACTTTGTCCCTGCACCTCAGTGTCCAGTAGAGTCTGCCAGCCTGCACCATCATGCGCCCAGTTCTGTGCCTCAGGATGCTGTCTGCCAAGCGGTGAGATTCAGAGGCAGCCTCCCTTTGGGTCCCTGATTTAGTATGGTGCCAGCTACCTTCGGTGCCCATTGATTGTACATGGCTTTCAATACGGTGTAGCACCAAACAATTCTTCTATACCCATCTGACTTAACAACTCATGTTACCAGCATTCAATGCCACTGCATCACCGATGTGATAGCTTGGAGAGGATAATAGTCTACTACAGTTGCCAGCTAACAGAGTTTCTCCTTCAGTTCAATTAGCAGAGGCTCTGCTTTCAGTGCTGATGACCCACGATAAGAATGCCCCACTGGTTTCAAGGAGAGCCTAAGGTGTTCAACTTTCTGCAGTACTGGGTTCTGTATTCCAGGTTCTGGACCCAGAGTACAACTATTCTCCTATGCCTGCTGTGACTAAGGCAAAGGTCACCCATTGCATCGTAACACAGAGAAAACTGAACAGGCAGGGAAGTGGCCGTTCTGCATTGCTAGCTGCCAAGAATCAGGACAGGTCCTCCCATTACATCAGTCTGCCAGAGCTTTGACAATGCTTCAGTTCTTTCCCCTGGGACTCAGGTCATCTCATCCCACAGGAAAGCCAGCTACATGGAGGAATGGGTGAAGACACAGGGACGTGTGCCTATGGTGCTAGGGGTGCACTGCACTGGGGATAGAGTTGCTGCATTAGATGGTTCTGGAAGGAGAGTTCCATGCTTGTGAGTTGAGGTGTAATGTGTTTAAAGCCAAACATAGCCTCCTGCACTGGGTTTAGGAGGCTTTCTCTCAAGCACTTAGAAAGCTATCTGGGTGTGCAGAGTCCAGACATTGAGGAATAAGGGGCTGAGGAGACTCTGCTGCCCCTCTCTGATGGTTTAGGAGTTAACAATTGTGCCAGTGAGGTCCAAGGGGATAGATACTGACCCGAATATTGTCAAAGGATATTTTGCTGGTGATGTCATAAAAGAGGAGCAAAGCtggaagaaaagaagagagacaaagcaggggtTTAATGAGGATGCTATTCCTGGGTATTAGTGGCAAGAACAGCTCCACTACGTCTTTGGATTCCGGTTCTCATCTGACCCCGAATCGGGAAAACCACAAACCCGTCTGAGAACCTACCCTGGGCATCTCTGTAGTAGGCGTGGGTCACACTACGAAATCGCTCCTGCCCTGCTGTGTCCCAGATCTGCAAAGGAACAGCCCcgatgaaaaccaagggagaaacCCCACTGCCACTCATCTCATTCCCAGCTCTCCAATCCCAGGGGAGCGTTGGCATCTGGACGTAACAGAAAGTAATGAACCAAGACCCCAGAGTCAGTGCAAGTATTCAGGAACCCACTGCTTGTCTATGCTGCTCCTTGTGTAGGAGAGGATTTCCAGGTTATAAAAACAAGTCTGAAAGAGATTCGGAGCTCTGGATTGACATGATATATGAGGTCCCAAGCCAGAGTTCAGGCTGCGAGTTGCCAAAGTTATACAGGGCAAATGCATGAAAGGTCGGTAAAAACTAAGCCTTTGTCCCTGATCTTTATGAAGAGGTGGTTTTACAGGTGTTGTATAGTGTGTACATATAGCATATCACGTACCACATCACACCTAGAAAAGTCTTTGCCCCCAAGGGCTCACCTCTCCCTGAGAAATGTCAATATTAATAGCTATCAAACGCTGGCTGGCTGTGCACGGTCGCTGCAAGAGTTGAGCTGGGAGATAACAGATCggcttccctttccctccccctaacCTTTATTAGGGAGTGTGTACACATGGCAAAGAATAGATAAAAGCCATCGAGCCGCCACCTATCTGTACAGACACCCTCAAGTATTAACTGCACATGCTGCATCTGGATCAATTACCGGACTCACCTGCAATTTTACTTTCACACCGTCCACTGTCACAACTTTATTCTGtaagagaaaacaaaaccacactGGTTTAATATGGTGGGAATGCTGGGTGTggtcttttgtgggctgcagctTCCCCATACTGCATTCCGCAGTACCATTGGCATCTTGAGCCTTATGGCATGGTTCAGTATAGACCAGCGCCATTGATGCAGGCGCATGCAATGCTGGATTCAGAGCCTGGAGACAAAAAGAGAAGGAGGTAACAGGTAACTCTCTTCTAGGTCTgtctcctttctctgcagcagcTTCTTCTGTCAGCTAAATAGCAAGGCAGGATATTAACAAAGATAGATGTTAATCGACTCAATGTTCATACTCATGGTGTGAGCCCACTGAATACATTCAAACTGACAGCTGGGGAGAAAGCTTCCAGCTTGGGCATCCCTCAAGGATGCATTTTCCTATAATTTAAACATCCATCTGAAGAGACCGGGAGCTggtgaacataagaatagccatactgggtcagaccaaaggttcatctagcccagtatcctgtctgccaacagtggccaatgccaggtgccccagagggaattaacagcacaggtaatcatcaagtgatccattccctgtcgcccattcccagtttctggcaaacaggctagccaggacaccatccctgctcacaCATCACGGTCATGGGCACCCTAGAAATATCATAGCTTAGACAGATTGCATTAGAAGCAGAAAAACAGAGACATCCAGAAATAATAATGTATGGAATGAAGGCATCTAACAGAACATCTCTCCTGAACCCCTCTTCAGAGCTTGGACCAAAAAACCAACAGGAGGTGTTTGTTACCAGCCTGCCCTGCAGGGCACTTTACACCAAGCTGCAacatcctctctcctccactgATCTGAAATTCAGCCTCTCACAGAATTTGAAACACCCAGTGCCACAATCTGGCTGGTTTTCTTTTATCTCAGAGCCTCTGGGCGTGAGCAGAAGTGCTAACAGATGGGCTGAAACCTGCGAGGTGCTGACTGCCCGCAGTTCCTGCCGACATCTGTGGGAGTTGAAGGAAGTGCTttgcactttgcaggattggacctaaCACGTGAGTGACACAGCTCTGGTCTGGGTTATTTCCGGGATTGCCCCAGATTAacagactaaggccatggctacactgaagatttgcagcgctggtgatggggttacagtgctgcaactcactctgtgtccacacttgcaaagcacggccagtgctgcaactccctggctgcaacgctggctgtacacctggtctgcctggggtgtagcgattccagcgctggtgatgcagcgctggtcatcaagtgtggacaccaacagcgcttttattggcctccagggtattaggaggtatcccagcataccttttcagccactgctcatcgtttcacactccactgccctgggctcaggtgacccgccctttaaatgcaccgggaattttaaaaatccccttcctgtttgctcagccaggtgtggagtgcaatcaatcaatcaatcaatcagtgaccatgcctccacgccccaaacgaaccccagcatggaacaattccgagctgcaggacctcatcagtgtttggggtgaggaagctgtgcaatcacagatgcgctccagccgtagaaattatgatacctatgggcagatatcaaagtccttgctgctaaggggccatgaacgggacgtgttgcagtgcagggtaaaagtaaaagAGCtgtgcagtgcctattgcaaaaccCGTGAGGGAAACCGTCGCTcgggagctgcccccacgacctgccgtttttacaaggagctggatgccatacttgggtgtgaccccactgccaatccgaggagcacgatggagagttcagagcagggagaagtgggggagggtgtagaggaagccgagagtgaggctactggggtggagggagacaccctggagtcccaggaggcatgcagccaggagctcttctcaagccaggaggaggttagccagtcgcagcagctggaacttgttggtgaagaggaagcagaggagcgtgttccctgtaagcagattttatttttaggttggaaatgttttgtgagaggagggtgggggttatggctccttgaatgcatgcctaaatgtggaatagccattgatttggtctatcacgtctctgtaatcagcctcggtaatctctttaaaagttgcagccagagcgtgggcaatgtgcttgcgcaagtttatagggagagccaccgtggtccttgtcccagtcaggctaactcatccacgccactgtgccgcgaggggtgaggggaccattgctgcacacaggcaagctgcatagggtccagggcggaatccacattgctgtagaagactctctctctcttgccacgtaacacgcagcagtgatatatctggcagtagaaaatcctgttgaaaatgtagtgatGATTGTTCAGCGCAGGTCCCCAACTATCTGCaatctgctttccccactgctgctccccaact
Encoded here:
- the RAB37 gene encoding ras-related protein Rab-37 isoform X2 translates to MSGRAGSAAPAQNGGPAAAPERSPSLTQGYDLACKVMLLGDSGVGKTCFLLQFKDGAFLSGTFIATVGIDFRNKVVTVDGVKVKLQIWDTAGQERFRSVTHAYYRDAQALLLFYDITSKISFDNIRAWLTEIHEYAQKDVVIMLLGNKADVSSGRVIKMEDGESLAREYGVPFMETSAKTGMNVELAFLAIAKKSYDVGVQPSRSHSWQHSQSPASQEWLASASPAEPRTPVIRTRLVRPPNKPGPSVYLDWTKTMLAAYPVPRFQDGTESSSAA
- the RAB37 gene encoding ras-related protein Rab-37 isoform X5, with the translated sequence MSGRAGSAAPAQNGGPAAAPERSPSLTQGYDLACKVMLLGDSGVGKTCFLLQFKDGAFLSGTFIATVGIDFRNKVVTVDGVKVKLQIWDTAGQERFRSVTHAYYRDAQALLLFYDITSKISFDNIRAWLTEIHEYAQKDVVIMLLGNKADVSSGRVIKMEDGESLAREYGVPFMETSAKTGMNVELAFLAIAKELKQRAVQQPDEPRFQIQEYIESQKKKSSCCSFM
- the RAB37 gene encoding ras-related protein Rab-37 isoform X3; translation: MLLGDSGVGKTCFLLQFKDGAFLSGTFIATVGIDFRNKVVTVDGVKVKLQIWDTAGQERFRSVTHAYYRDAQALLLFYDITSKISFDNIRAWLTEIHEYAQKDVVIMLLGNKADVSSGRVIKMEDGESLAREYGVPFMETSAKTGMNVELAFLAIAKKSYDVGVQPSRSHSWQHSQSPASQEWLASASPAEPRTPVIRTRLVRPPNKPGPSVYLDWTKTMLAAYPVPRFQDGTESSSAA
- the RAB37 gene encoding ras-related protein Rab-37 isoform X6, which gives rise to MQRGWGAQSGAGSAPAASGMNANGAGSPYYDEDLLHKTILVGDSGVGKTSLLVQFDQGKFIPGSFSATVGIGFTNKVVTVDGVKVKLQIWDTAGQERFRSVTHAYYRDAQALLLFYDITSKISFDNIRAWLTEIHEYAQKDVVIMLLGNKADVSSGRVIKMEDGESLAREYGVPFMETSAKTGMNVELAFLAIAKLK
- the RAB37 gene encoding ras-related protein Rab-37 isoform X4 is translated as MQRGWGAQSGAGSAPAASGMNANGAGSPYYDEDLLHKTILVGDSGVGKTSLLVQFDQGKFIPGSFSATVGIGFTNKVVTVDGVKVKLQIWDTAGQERFRSVTHAYYRDAQALLLFYDITSKISFDNIRAWLTEIHEYAQKDVVIMLLGNKADVSSGRVIKMEDGESLAREYGVPFMETSAKTGMNVELAFLAIAKELKQRAVQQPDEPRFQIQEYIESQKKKSSCCSFM
- the RAB37 gene encoding ras-related protein Rab-37 isoform X1, with the protein product MQRGWGAQSGAGSAPAASGMNANGAGSPYYDEDLLHKTILVGDSGVGKTSLLVQFDQGKFIPGSFSATVGIGFTNKVVTVDGVKVKLQIWDTAGQERFRSVTHAYYRDAQALLLFYDITSKISFDNIRAWLTEIHEYAQKDVVIMLLGNKADVSSGRVIKMEDGESLAREYGVPFMETSAKTGMNVELAFLAIAKKSYDVGVQPSRSHSWQHSQSPASQEWLASASPAEPRTPVIRTRLVRPPNKPGPSVYLDWTKTMLAAYPVPRFQDGTESSSAA